The Henckelia pumila isolate YLH828 chromosome 2, ASM3356847v2, whole genome shotgun sequence genome includes a window with the following:
- the LOC140879446 gene encoding transcriptional corepressor SEUSS-like, whose product MVPQGSPSPLGGAQQVQPSLLRSSSGYLGGQGGGMPSQNAFPSLVSPRNQFNGMNMLGNVSNVSALLHQPFGNGIPTSGLSGPGSSQRGIVESGAESDPLSSVGDGMGFNPPSSSFVSSSITTNQNSSGVQGQQQFPNSSGSQMLTDQQQPQQLESQNFQQNQQQLQQFSVPSNPQQQTQMQQQQFQTMRAPGIGPVKLEPQVTNDQAPQQLQPLQNLGTVKLEPQQLQNIRSLAPVKMEPQQLDPSLFLQQQQQQLLLSRQSSQAAAAAQMLQQQRLMQLQHQQQQQLLKAMPQQRSPLQTQFQHQNLALRSPIKSVYEPGMCARRLTHYMYQQQHRPEDNNIEFWRKFVTEYFAPNAKKKWCVSMYGSGRQTTGVFPQDIWHCEICSRKPGRGFEATAEVLPRLFKIKYESGTLEELLYVDMPREYQNSSGQIVLDYAKAIQESVFEQLRVVRDGQLRIVFSSDLKICSWEFCARRHEELIPRRLLIPQVSQLGAAAQKYQAAAQNTSSNGSVSDLQNNCNMLVASARQMAKALEVPLVNDLGYTKRYVRCLQISEVVNSMKDLIDYSRETGTGPMDSLAKFPRRTNPSPGFQGQPQQQEGQPQQQQQTATAASNGIPSVSNPLNSGPATSSANTIVELLHQNSMNSRQQNPIPSANSLYGGNSIQMPSPGSTSNIPLPQITPSFQSSTPSSSNNPQQTSQASLSGTRVNSMNSSNIPMQQPAVSSNVDANESQSSVQKIINDMRMSSQFGGGSMMGMGTMGSDVKNVNGLLNTNNAGLNGGNFLVGNGVANCNPNVGGLGFGNISNGLGQSAMANGIRAALGNNSLSMNGRVGMGMTRQQSMNQHHQQDLGNQLLGGLGTTNGFNNLQFD is encoded by the exons atggtgCCTCAAGGTTCTCCGTCTCCACTTGGTGGGGCCCAGCAAGTTCAGCCTTCGTTATTGAGATCGAGTTCTGGGTATTTGGGTGGTCAAGGGGGTGGAATGCCTTCACAGAACGCGTTTCCATCTTTGGTGTCACCCCGCAATCAGTTCAATGGCATGAACATGCTGGGAAATGTTTCCAATGTTTCAGCTTTGCTCCACCAGCCATTTGGAAACGGGATTCCAACTTCAGGGCTTTCGGGTCCTGGGAGCTCCCAGCGTGGAATTGTGGAAAGTGGGGCGGAATCAGATCCGCTCTCTAGTGTTGGAGATGGGATGGGTTTTAATCCACCTTCCTCATCTTTTGTATCTTCGTCTATCACAACCAACCAAAACTCATCCGGTGTTCAAGGGCAACAGCAATTTCCCAACTCTTCTGGCAGTCAGATGTTGACAGACCAGCAACAACCTCAACAACTTGAATCGCAGAATTTCCAACAGAATCAACAGCAGTTGCAGCAGTTCTCTGTCCCCAGCAACCCTCAACAGCAGACACAAATGCAGCAACAGCAATTTCAAACGATGCGAGCTCCAGGTATTGGACCTGTTAAGCTAGAACCGCAGGTGACTAACGACCAAGCACCGCAGCAGCTTCAACCTCTGCAGAATCTTGGTACGGTAAAATTGGAGCCACAACAACTGCAAAATATAAGAAGCTTGGCTCCAGTCAAAATGGAACCCCAGCAGTTAGACCCATCTTTGTTTttacagcagcagcagcagcagctcCTTCTGTCAAGGCAGTCCTCTCAGGCTGCAGCGGCGGCTCAGATGTTGCAACAGCAAAGACTTATGCAACTTCAACATCAGCAACAACAGCAACTCTTGAAGGCTATGCCTCAACAAAGATCACCACTTCAAACGCAGTTTCAACATCAGAATTTAGCTCTTAGGTCTCCTATTAAATCCGTTTATGAGCCAGGAATGTGTGCCCGAAGGCTGACACATTATATGTATCAGCAACAACACAGACCTGAA gACAACAATATAGAATTTTGGAGGAAATTTGTCACTGAATATTTTGCGCCGAATGCCAAGAAAAAATGGTGTGTTTCGATGTATGGAAGCGGGCGCCAGACAACTGGAGTTTTCCCTCAG GATATTTGGCACTGTGAAATCTGCAGCCGCAAGCCTGGGCGTGGATTTG AGGCAACTGCAGAAGTTTTGCCCAGGctgttcaaaataaaatatgaaagtgGTACTTTAGAAGAACTACTCTATGTTGATATGCCTCGAGAATATCAGAATTCATCTGGGCAAATTGTTCTGGACTATGCAAAAGCAATACAAGAGAGTGTGTTTGAGCAACTCCGTGTTGTTCGTGATGGCCAGCTTCGAATAGTGTTCTCCTCTGACCTCAAG ATATGCTCCTGGGAATTCTGTGCTCGGCGCCATGAAGAGCTAATTCCTAGAAGATTGCTGATTCCTCAG GTTAGCCAACTTGGTGCTGCTGCTCAAAAATACCAGGCTGCTGCCCAGAATACATCATCCAATGGCTCTGTTTCTGATCTACAAAATAACTGCAACAT GCTTGTTGCTTCAGCTCGTCAGATGGCGAAGGCCTTGGAAGTTCCACTGGTAAATGATTTGGGATATACAAAAAGATATGTTCGATGCTTACAG ATATCAGAAGTAGTTAATAGTATGAAAGATCTGATTGACTATAGTCGTGAAACTGGCACTGGTCCTATGG ATAGTTTGGCTAAGTTTCCTCGGAGGACAAATCCTTCGCCTGGGTTTCAAGGTCAGCCTCAACAACAAGAGGGTCAGCCACAGCAGCAGCAACAGACAGCAACTGCTGCAAGCAACGGCATACCAAGTGTTAGTAACCCCCTGAATTCCGGGCCAGCAACTTCCTCTGCTAATACCATTGTTGAGCTTCTTCATCAAAACTCAATGAACTCTAGACAACAAAACCCCATACCTAGTGCGAATAGCCTCTATGGAGGCAACAGTATCCAGATGCCATCTCCGGGTTCTACAAGCAACATTCCGCTGCCGCAAATCACTCCGTCTTTCCAATCCTCGACACCATCCTCGTCAAACAATCCTCAACAAACTTCACAAGCTAGTCTATCAGGCACTCGTGTGAACTCGATGAATTCATCAAATATTCCAATGCAGCAACCTGCTGTTTCTAGTAATGTAGATGCTAATGAGTCGCAAAGCTCAGTCCAGAAAATTATCAATGACATGAGGATGTCCTCTCAGTTTGGTGGGGGTAGTATGATGGGCATGGGGACGATGGGTAGTGATGTGAAAAATGTTAATGGACTGTTGAATACCAACAATGCTGGTCTCAATGGCGGCAACTTTTTGGTAGGAAATGGAGTGGCCAACTGTAACCCAAATGTAGGTGGTTTAGGATTTGGAAACATCAGCAACGGACTTGGCCAATCTGCCATGGCCAATGGGATTCGAGCAGCACTGGGAAACAACTCTTTGTCTATGAACGGAAGAGTAGGCATGGGAATGACACGTCAACAGAGCATGAATCAGCATCATCAACAAGATTTGGGTAACCAACTGCTTGGTGGTCTTGGGACCACTAATGGTTTTAATAACCTTCAATTTGATTAG